CACACAGAGGGCACAGAGGGAACCGCAAGGCGCAGAGAAGCCTTATCTGTTCTCGTTGTGCCCTCTGTGGCTCTGTGTGAGGCGCTTTTTAAGATGGCCGAATACACATTCGTAGTCGACAAAACCGGCGAGCTGCGCATGGACGCGGCGGCGAAGGCGGAGCGGTATGCCCTCGTAACCGAGCAGATCCGCGCGACGCTGGAGGGCGAGCGGGACCTGCTGGCGGGGATGGTGTCCATCGTGTGCCTCCTCCACAACGCGTTCCCGTACTACTTCTGGACGGGCTTCTACCGGCGCGTCGCGGAGCGGATGCTGCTCGTGGGGCCGTACCAGGGGTCGATGGGATGCCTCTGGATCCCGTTCGAGCGCGGGGTGTGCGGCGCTGCGGCGCGCGAGGGAAGGACGCTGATCGTGGAGGACGTGAACACGTTCCCCGGCCACATCGCCTGCGACTCCGCATCGATGTCCGAGATCGTGGTGCCGGTGTGGGACGCGCGGGACCGCCTGATCGCGGTGCTCGACGTCGACAGCACCATCCCCGCCGCCTTCGACGAGGTGGACCGCGAGCACCTGGAGGCGATCATCGCCCTGCTGCGCGACAAGGAGGCGCTGCCGGTGGTCACAGCGTGAGCAGCGAGATCAACGTCAGCGCCACGATCGTCCCGCCGAGGATGGAGCCGTAGCACACGACCACGGCGGCGTACTTCAGGAGCGTCTTCGGCCATCCCTGCCCGTACGACACCTTCATCGCCCACAACAGGTACCCGAGCAGGATCAGCCCGACGACGCGGTTGCGCCCCGGCACCGTGTACGGGACCATCAGCCCCGCCGCGGCGACGAGAAAGGCGAACGACTGCACGTGGAGCGCGAAGACGAGGTGCTCGACGTACATCTTCCGCCGGCGCAGGTAGAGGAGGTGCAGCACGCCGGCGAAGGCGGGGACCAGGAAGAAGGTGGCGCGCGGCGCGTTGCGGTTGAAGCTCTCCATCTGCAGACGCAGCGACTCCAGGGGAGCCATCGCGTTGAGCTTGTCCTGCTGGCGCAGGATGCGCCGGGCCAGCGGGCGCGTCCAGCCGGGCGCACTCAGGGTGTCGAAGCCGAGGTTGATGTTCTGGGGCCGCTCGCCGGGGTGCTGCGCCTCCCACTGGCGGACGCGCGGGGCGGCGTCGCGCCACATGCGGTCCGCGTTGGCGATGCCCGAGAGCGCCACGAAGAAGACGACGCTGGAGACCAGGTACAGGCGAAAGGGCGGCAGGTACCGCGCGATTCGCCCCGCCACGTACTCCCGCGTGAGCAGGCCGGGGCGGAAGATGAGCGCTCCCAACGTGCGTGGGAGGGCCGCGTTGAGGGCGAGCTGGTCCTCCAGCGTGTCGGTGAGGATGCGGCGCACCGACACCAGCCGCTCCGCGTTGCGCTGTCCGCAACTCGGGCAGAAGCGGTCGTCCACCCACGTCCCGCAGTTGGGGCACGCCCGCGCGGGAGCGGCGCGCCGGTCAGGCGAGCTCGCTTCGGGTGCGACGGGAGCGGTCTGGGTCATCGCGGCGCTCGCGGCGTGCGGCAAACGGGTACCCGCCCACCGCAGATGCTGAAGTCGTGCCGCGCCGGACCTTCGGCTTTCTTAGATACCGAACCGCGCCAGGAGCCTGAACTCGCGGTCGTATACCTCTACTGCGTTATCATGCCGGAGCATAGCCCGGCCCGGCGGCACGGGAGGAGGCGTGAGTGTCACGAAGTACCGGTCGCCGGAGCGGTAGAACGCGAAGGTATAACGCTCAGGGGCCCGGCGGGGCTGCGCTTCCACGGCCTCCCAGAGCTTACCGCAGAGCGCACGGTCGCTCTCGGTGCGCAATGGCTTCACGGAATCGCGAGACGCACTCCCCATGTCGACATTCGACTGCGCCAGATTGGGAAGGGAAAGCAGACTCCGGACACGACGCTCGGACTGCTGATCCGTGGGCGGGCACCCGCGCTGCGCCACTGCGGGCGTCGGCGCGAAAGAGTACGACGTGAGGAGCAGCGCCACCGCGAGGAATGTTCTCATGTGATCGACCAGGAATTGAGGGGCGTCGCACTGCCGCACAACGCGGATGCCGGACTCGTGCCATGCGGGTGCGGGCACGATGCCTGCGCAGGGGCGCCGCACCTTTTCGCCGGCCCCGGCGCCGTCCACGACCGACGGTGGCGAGGCGGGCCCCTGATTGGAGACAGACGATGGGCGACACCAGCGTGATGAAGGTCAGCTCCACGAGCTCGCCAACCGGCGAGCATGGACAGAAGTACCTCGCGACCGGCGTCTCCCTCTCCATGCGCCTGTGGGAGAACGCGCCCCCGGAGGACGACAAGGAGCCGGTGGCCCGCGACTACGAGGTGGTGGGCTTCGTCATCAGCGGGCGCGCGGAGCTGCACACGGAAGGGCAGATGCTCATCCTGGAGCCCGGCGACTCGTGGACGGTGCCCCGCGGCGCCACCCACACCTACCGCATCCTGGAGCCCTTCACCGCCCTCGAGGCGACCCACCCGCCGTTCCAGGTGCACGGGCGCGACGCGGGGTAGGAATAAAGAAGTGCCAAGTGCCAAGTGCCAAGTGCCAAGTGCTAAGTGAACTTCGCTCTTCAGGACTTAGCACTTAGCACTTAGGACTTCTTTTCTCTTCGCGCTTTGCGGCGGGCGGATGTATCTTCCGCGCCGACCCGCACCCCGCGCGCCGCCATGACCGATCCGCCCGCGACGCCCGGAGCGCGCATCCTGCGCGCGCTCCTCCGCGTTCCGCTCTTCTACAAGATCCTCATCGCCAACGCGGCGCTGGTGCTGCTGGGCGCCGTGCTGGGGAGCACGCTGACGGCGGCGTACGTGCGCGCCAAGCCAGGGGGCTCCATCCTGGACCTGGCGAGCGCCTTCGCGCTGGCCGGCGTGGGGGCCACCGTGCTCGTGAACGCCGTCATCCTGCGCCTTGCGCTGCAGCCGCTGGAGCTGCTGGAGCGGAGCGCGGCGCGCGTGCAGGCCGGAGACCTGGACGCGCGCGCCCCCGTCTCCCCCATGGCGGACCGCGAGCTGGAGCAGCTCACCCGCACCTTCAACGGCTCGCTCGACGCCGCGGCGGCCTACCGCGCACGCCTGCGCGAGGTGGCGGCGCGCGCCCTGTACGCGGCCGAGGAGGAGCGGAAGCGCATCGCCCGCGAGCTGCACGACGAGACGGCGCAGCTCCTGGCCGCGCTCCTCATCCGCATCCGGGTGCTGCGCAACGCCGATCCGGAGGCGCTGGAAAGGCTGCTGGACGACATGCGGCGCGAGATCGGGGCGGCGCTGGAGGGGGTGCGCCGCTTCGCCCGCGGACTGCGGCCACCCGCCCTCGACGAGCTGGGGCTGGTGCCCGCCATCGAATCGCACGTCCGCTCCGTGTCCGAGATCGCCGGGCTGCGCGTGCGGCTGGAGGCGGAGCCGGTGGACGGCGCACTGACGCCCGAAGGCGAGCTTGCGGTGTACAGGATCGTGCAGGAAGCGCTCTCCAACGTCGTGCGCCACGCCGCCGCCACCCTCGCCACCGTGCGACTGCGGCGGGAGGAGGAGCAGCTCGTGGTGACGGTGGAGGACGACGGGCGCGGCTTCGACGCGGCGCGGGTGAGGAGCGCGGATTCGGGAGGGCTGGGGCTATTCGGAATGAGCGAGCGCGCGTCGTACCTGGGCGGGCGCGTGGAGGTGAAGAGCACCCCCGGCGCCGGCACGCGCGTCTGCGCCGAGATCCCGCTGGCGGAGGCGCGCGCGTGACGGGTGCAGGCGCTTGGCTGCCCCGTTATATTCCAGCATCGCGAATGGACGCGGTGCACACTTCCATGGAGGACGGATGAGCGCGGACGGGAAGATCGAGAACGTGGTGATCGTCGGATCGGGCCCCGCGGCCTGGACGGCCGCCCTGTACGCCGCACGCGCCAACCTGGATCCGCTCGTGATCGAGGGGGAGCCGTCGCCCACGATGATCCCGGGCGGGCAGCTCATGTACACCACCGAGATCGAGAACTTCCCCGGCTTTCCGGACGGGCTGCAGGCGCAGGAGCTGATGGAGCGGATGAAGGCGCAGGCCGTCCGCTTCGGCACGCGCGTGATCGGCGAGAACGTGGCCTCGGTGGACCTCACCGGGCACCCCTTCGTGCTGCGGCTCACCTGGTCCGGCGAGGTGCACGCGCGCTCCGTCATCATCTCCACCGGCGCGCGCGCCAACTGGCTGGGGCTTCCCAACGAGATGCGGCTGGCGCAGTCGGGCGGCGGCGTCAGCGCGTGCGCGGTGTGCGACGGGGCCCTCCCCGCCTTCCGCAACCAG
This genomic window from Longimicrobium sp. contains:
- a CDS encoding GAF domain-containing protein, coding for MAEYTFVVDKTGELRMDAAAKAERYALVTEQIRATLEGERDLLAGMVSIVCLLHNAFPYYFWTGFYRRVAERMLLVGPYQGSMGCLWIPFERGVCGAAAREGRTLIVEDVNTFPGHIACDSASMSEIVVPVWDARDRLIAVLDVDSTIPAAFDEVDREHLEAIIALLRDKEALPVVTA
- a CDS encoding DUF3667 domain-containing protein; protein product: MTQTAPVAPEASSPDRRAAPARACPNCGTWVDDRFCPSCGQRNAERLVSVRRILTDTLEDQLALNAALPRTLGALIFRPGLLTREYVAGRIARYLPPFRLYLVSSVVFFVALSGIANADRMWRDAAPRVRQWEAQHPGERPQNINLGFDTLSAPGWTRPLARRILRQQDKLNAMAPLESLRLQMESFNRNAPRATFFLVPAFAGVLHLLYLRRRKMYVEHLVFALHVQSFAFLVAAAGLMVPYTVPGRNRVVGLILLGYLLWAMKVSYGQGWPKTLLKYAAVVVCYGSILGGTIVALTLISLLTL
- a CDS encoding cupin domain-containing protein, whose amino-acid sequence is MGDTSVMKVSSTSSPTGEHGQKYLATGVSLSMRLWENAPPEDDKEPVARDYEVVGFVISGRAELHTEGQMLILEPGDSWTVPRGATHTYRILEPFTALEATHPPFQVHGRDAG
- a CDS encoding ATP-binding protein, whose product is MTDPPATPGARILRALLRVPLFYKILIANAALVLLGAVLGSTLTAAYVRAKPGGSILDLASAFALAGVGATVLVNAVILRLALQPLELLERSAARVQAGDLDARAPVSPMADRELEQLTRTFNGSLDAAAAYRARLREVAARALYAAEEERKRIARELHDETAQLLAALLIRIRVLRNADPEALERLLDDMRREIGAALEGVRRFARGLRPPALDELGLVPAIESHVRSVSEIAGLRVRLEAEPVDGALTPEGELAVYRIVQEALSNVVRHAAATLATVRLRREEEQLVVTVEDDGRGFDAARVRSADSGGLGLFGMSERASYLGGRVEVKSTPGAGTRVCAEIPLAEARA